The following coding sequences lie in one Cyanobacterium stanieri LEGE 03274 genomic window:
- a CDS encoding helix-turn-helix domain-containing protein translates to MASGKNTDNNSLSQRELEILELVATGLTNNDIADKLEISKRTVDNHISNILTKTKTDNRVELVRWALKWGKICLDEVNCCTLPEHIPTE, encoded by the coding sequence ATGGCGAGTGGTAAAAATACCGACAATAATAGTTTATCCCAAAGAGAATTAGAGATTTTGGAGCTGGTGGCCACCGGCTTAACCAATAACGATATTGCCGATAAACTAGAAATTAGTAAAAGAACTGTTGATAATCATATTAGTAATATTTTAACTAAAACTAAAACTGATAATCGTGTTGAGTTAGTTCGTTGGGCGCTCAAATGGGGCAAAATTTGTCTTGATGAGGTCAATTGTTGTACTTTACCTGAGCATATACCCACTGAATAA
- the hemL gene encoding glutamate-1-semialdehyde 2,1-aminomutase, whose protein sequence is MVTTTSFTTTKSEEIFAQAQKLMPGGVNSPVRAFKSVGGQPIVFDRVNGAYIWDVDNNKYIDYVGSWGPAICGHAHPEVLSALKEVLEKGTSFGAPCLLENVLAEMVIEAVPSIEMVRFVNSGTEACLSVLRLMRAYTQRNKIIKFEGCYHGHGDMFLVQAGSGVATLGLPDSPGVPKNVTSDTLTAPYNDLEAVKKLFEDNKGEIAGVILEPVVGNAGFVPPDAGFLEGLRVITEENDALLVFDEVMTGFRIAYGGVQEKFGVTPDLTTLGKVIGGGLPVGAYGGKKEIMSMVAPAGPMYQAGTLSGNPLAMMAGIKTLELLQKPGSYEYLEKITNQLITGLLDVARKAGHQVNGGNISGMFGMFFSDTPVHNYDDAKKADTAKFGRFHRGMLEKGVYLAPSQFEAGFTSLAHTEEDIEATIKAAAEVLKEV, encoded by the coding sequence TTGGTTACTACAACATCATTTACAACCACAAAATCAGAAGAAATTTTTGCTCAAGCTCAAAAACTGATGCCGGGGGGAGTAAATTCCCCAGTAAGAGCATTTAAATCCGTGGGTGGACAACCCATCGTATTCGATAGAGTAAACGGAGCATATATTTGGGACGTAGATAATAATAAATATATTGATTATGTAGGTAGTTGGGGCCCTGCCATTTGTGGCCATGCCCATCCCGAAGTATTAAGCGCCCTCAAGGAAGTATTAGAAAAAGGCACAAGTTTTGGCGCTCCTTGTCTATTAGAAAATGTCCTCGCTGAAATGGTGATCGAAGCCGTACCCAGCATCGAAATGGTTAGATTTGTTAACTCTGGCACAGAAGCCTGTTTATCTGTATTACGCCTAATGCGCGCCTATACCCAAAGAAATAAAATTATTAAATTTGAGGGCTGTTACCATGGTCATGGAGATATGTTCCTTGTTCAAGCAGGTTCAGGGGTTGCTACCCTTGGTTTACCCGACTCCCCCGGAGTACCTAAAAACGTCACCTCCGACACCTTAACTGCCCCTTACAACGACTTAGAAGCCGTTAAGAAACTATTTGAAGACAATAAAGGAGAAATTGCCGGGGTAATCCTTGAACCCGTGGTAGGTAATGCTGGGTTTGTGCCTCCCGATGCAGGATTTTTAGAAGGCTTAAGAGTTATCACCGAAGAAAATGACGCTCTTTTGGTATTTGATGAAGTAATGACAGGTTTCCGTATTGCCTATGGTGGAGTACAAGAAAAATTTGGCGTTACTCCTGATTTAACTACCCTAGGTAAAGTAATCGGTGGTGGTTTACCCGTAGGCGCTTACGGTGGTAAAAAAGAAATTATGTCCATGGTAGCCCCCGCAGGGCCCATGTATCAAGCTGGAACTTTATCTGGTAATCCTTTGGCGATGATGGCAGGGATTAAAACCCTTGAATTGTTACAAAAACCAGGTAGCTATGAGTATTTAGAAAAAATCACCAATCAGTTAATTACTGGGTTATTAGATGTAGCCCGTAAAGCAGGACATCAGGTAAATGGTGGTAATATTAGCGGTATGTTTGGGATGTTCTTTTCTGATACTCCTGTGCATAATTATGATGATGCTAAAAAAGCAGATACTGCTAAATTTGGTCGTTTCCACCGAGGAATGCTCGAAAAAGGTGTTTATCTAGCTCCTTCTCAATTTGAGGCTGGTTTTACTTCTCTAGCTCATACGGAAGAAGATATTGAAGCTACCATTAAAGCCGCCGCAGAAGTGTTAAAAGAAGTCTAA
- a CDS encoding cytochrome b/b6 domain-containing protein, with protein MNKKQSILYQPLLLRIFHNFQAIFTILAMVTAFWTYNTYDGRWGKVNFLPDWNAIEGIHGTFGLWSLLLFPVFTIYVIHRGQTKLIQTNTPNQLKLFNKPIWWYSLHRIVNTLSIFSLVFAVFSGKMMDEKWLPQGELNHIWYYLHLISLLIITLTLALHLLMSVKIGGYPLLLSMVNLRVRDKDSWRLWKKNIINNSPQYKEIIIKEWAKLAPHFKFLEMVILLSILGAWLFSFIK; from the coding sequence ATGAACAAAAAACAATCAATTCTTTATCAACCCTTATTATTAAGAATATTCCATAACTTTCAAGCCATATTTACTATCTTAGCGATGGTGACAGCTTTTTGGACATACAATACCTACGATGGCCGATGGGGAAAAGTTAATTTTCTTCCTGATTGGAATGCCATTGAGGGTATCCATGGAACTTTTGGTTTATGGAGTTTATTATTATTTCCTGTTTTTACCATTTATGTTATTCATCGTGGGCAAACAAAATTAATTCAAACAAATACCCCTAACCAACTAAAATTATTTAATAAACCCATCTGGTGGTATTCTCTCCATAGAATTGTCAATACCCTTAGTATTTTTAGTTTAGTATTTGCGGTTTTTAGTGGCAAAATGATGGATGAAAAGTGGTTACCTCAAGGGGAATTAAATCATATTTGGTATTACTTACATTTGATTTCGTTATTAATAATAACTTTAACCCTCGCTCTACATTTATTAATGAGTGTAAAAATAGGCGGTTATCCTCTCCTTTTATCCATGGTTAATTTACGGGTAAGGGATAAGGATAGTTGGCGATTATGGAAGAAAAATATTATTAATAATTCCCCTCAATATAAAGAAATAATTATCAAAGAATGGGCAAAATTAGCTCCCCATTTTAAGTTTTTAGAAATGGTGATTTTATTATCTATTCTTGGGGCTTGGTTATTTTCTTTTATTAAATAA
- a CDS encoding AAA family ATPase, producing the protein MKEFNREFSLLLRACYPLIYISSSEEERVEKAIASITETMGNRHTYIWDFVDGYQDNPNNTNFGRRNPLQALEFLEKLPPNTGGVFILRDFQRFLEDISISRKLRNLARKLKAQPKNIVIIASEVNLPAELREVFTVVDFPLPQATEIKEEIERLMVGQSLDDELLTELVRAAQGLSLERIRRVLTRAIAQNGKLEAEDVELILEEKKQSIRQTQILDYYPAQEQISDIGGLDNLKEWLLRRGGSFSESARAYGLPYPRGLLLVGIQGTGKSLTAKAIAHHWHLPLLRLDVGRLFGGLVGESESRTRQMINLAEALSPCILWIDEIDKGFSGADGRGDSGTTSRVFGTFITWLAEKKSPVFVVATANNIQNLPAEVLRKGRFDEIFFVGLPSQDEREAIFAVHLNRLRPHNLEKFDMKRLAYETPEFSGAEIEQTIIEAMHLGFSQNRDFSTDDILMAASQIIPLARTAREQIAFLEQWASSGKARLASRNYQLKMDN; encoded by the coding sequence ATGAAAGAATTTAACCGAGAATTTTCCCTATTATTAAGAGCCTGTTACCCCCTTATTTACATTTCTAGCAGCGAAGAAGAAAGGGTAGAAAAGGCGATCGCATCTATCACCGAAACCATGGGCAATCGTCATACTTATATCTGGGATTTTGTGGACGGTTATCAAGATAATCCTAATAATACCAATTTTGGCAGACGTAACCCCCTTCAAGCGTTGGAGTTTCTGGAAAAATTGCCCCCTAATACGGGGGGAGTATTTATCTTGCGAGACTTTCAAAGATTTTTAGAAGATATTTCCATCTCCCGTAAACTGCGTAACCTTGCTCGAAAACTGAAAGCCCAACCAAAAAATATTGTTATCATTGCCTCAGAAGTCAACCTCCCAGCCGAGTTAAGGGAAGTTTTTACCGTAGTCGATTTTCCTTTACCCCAAGCCACAGAAATCAAAGAAGAAATTGAGCGTTTGATGGTAGGGCAATCGTTGGATGATGAACTTTTAACCGAATTAGTTAGGGCAGCCCAAGGATTATCCCTAGAACGCATCAGAAGGGTGTTAACAAGGGCGATCGCCCAAAATGGCAAATTAGAAGCCGAAGACGTAGAACTCATCTTAGAGGAGAAAAAACAGTCCATACGTCAAACCCAAATCCTCGACTACTACCCAGCCCAAGAACAAATATCCGATATTGGTGGTTTGGATAACCTCAAAGAATGGTTACTCAGAAGGGGCGGATCATTTTCTGAATCCGCTAGGGCTTACGGATTGCCCTACCCTCGGGGGCTTCTACTCGTTGGTATTCAAGGCACAGGGAAATCTCTCACCGCAAAGGCGATCGCCCATCACTGGCATTTACCCCTTCTCAGGCTAGACGTAGGCAGACTTTTTGGCGGTTTGGTGGGGGAATCGGAATCGCGCACAAGGCAAATGATTAACCTAGCCGAAGCCCTTTCCCCTTGTATTCTCTGGATTGATGAAATTGATAAAGGATTCTCGGGCGCTGATGGTAGAGGCGACTCAGGCACTACTAGCCGAGTATTCGGCACATTTATCACTTGGTTAGCAGAGAAAAAAAGCCCTGTTTTTGTGGTGGCTACCGCCAATAATATTCAAAATTTACCAGCAGAAGTTTTAAGAAAAGGACGGTTTGACGAAATATTCTTTGTTGGTTTACCAAGTCAAGATGAAAGGGAAGCTATTTTTGCGGTGCATCTCAACCGACTACGCCCCCATAACCTTGAAAAATTCGACATGAAAAGACTGGCATACGAAACCCCGGAATTTTCTGGGGCAGAAATCGAACAAACTATTATCGAAGCCATGCACCTCGGCTTTAGTCAAAATCGAGACTTTAGCACCGATGACATTCTCATGGCCGCCAGTCAAATTATACCCCTAGCCCGTACTGCCCGAGAACAAATTGCCTTTCTTGAACAATGGGCATCATCGGGAAAAGCCCGTTTAGCTTCTCGAAATTACCAGTTAAAAATGGATAATTAA
- a CDS encoding glycosyltransferase: MNTNKHSLKISIIVSDLSSSGSGRWGGAVRPFLLAKALQKMGHQVKIFGLGFGVQTPQFSKDIPIVYIPSEYHSGIIDASKELISQIDGDILYAIKPKTTSFGLAIIKKLTSGCPLILDIDDWEMSWFGGDKWKFGFKPIKFIKEIVKEDGALRYPDHPLYLRWLEKFISYADAVTTHNTFLQKKFGGVYIPQGKDLELFNPSKFDPITCKRKYGLENYRVLMFPGAPRPYKGLEDLLEAMDLLQWEDLKLVIVGGSPYDDYDKYLQERWSKWIISIPPQPFEQMPEIISCADVMVIPQRKTPETIAQFPLKLTDAMAMAKPILATRVGDIPEVLQDTGYLVNPQSPEDLAQGIKTIFQGYQTAIDKGLKARERYFKYYSQEQMVFMLDQVIASLPLKK; the protein is encoded by the coding sequence TTGAATACCAACAAACATTCCCTCAAAATATCCATTATCGTCAGTGATTTATCCTCCAGTGGCTCGGGGCGCTGGGGCGGTGCTGTGCGTCCCTTTCTCCTTGCCAAAGCCCTGCAAAAAATGGGACATCAAGTAAAAATATTTGGTCTCGGATTTGGTGTACAAACTCCCCAATTTTCCAAAGATATTCCCATAGTTTACATACCCTCTGAATACCACTCAGGTATTATCGATGCCAGTAAAGAACTAATAAGTCAAATTGACGGTGATATTCTTTACGCCATTAAACCAAAAACCACCAGTTTTGGTCTAGCCATAATCAAGAAATTAACCTCCGGTTGTCCTCTCATCTTAGACATCGACGACTGGGAAATGAGTTGGTTTGGAGGAGATAAATGGAAATTTGGTTTTAAACCCATCAAATTTATCAAAGAAATTGTCAAAGAAGACGGAGCATTGAGGTATCCCGATCATCCCCTTTATCTTCGTTGGCTCGAAAAATTTATTTCCTACGCCGATGCGGTTACCACCCATAACACTTTCCTACAAAAAAAATTTGGAGGGGTTTATATTCCCCAAGGAAAAGACTTAGAACTATTCAATCCTAGTAAATTTGATCCTATCACTTGTAAAAGAAAATATGGACTAGAAAACTATCGAGTATTAATGTTCCCCGGCGCCCCTCGCCCCTACAAAGGATTAGAAGACTTATTAGAGGCCATGGACTTGTTGCAGTGGGAAGATCTCAAACTTGTTATCGTTGGTGGAAGTCCTTACGATGATTATGACAAGTATCTACAAGAGAGATGGTCAAAATGGATTATATCTATTCCCCCCCAACCCTTTGAGCAGATGCCCGAAATAATCTCTTGTGCCGATGTAATGGTAATTCCCCAACGCAAAACCCCCGAAACCATAGCCCAATTTCCCTTGAAATTAACCGACGCTATGGCCATGGCAAAACCTATTTTAGCCACTAGGGTAGGTGATATTCCCGAGGTTTTACAAGATACGGGTTATTTGGTTAATCCTCAATCCCCAGAGGATTTAGCCCAAGGAATAAAAACTATCTTCCAAGGGTATCAAACAGCCATTGATAAAGGACTAAAAGCTAGGGAACGTTACTTTAAATACTATAGCCAAGAACAAATGGTCTTCATGTTAGATCAAGTGATTGCATCCTTGCCTCTCAAAAAATAA
- a CDS encoding ABC transporter ATP-binding protein → MNHNKLLLQYALRFRWWILLSLFFGFSGAFFNSIGITLIIPIVLSILDPTLLDINNFPPILSQPFSFFDSFSGNMRVGLMLSTIILIIILKNINNVLNSLSSSWLTKRLANSIRDDLFKIVMAVDLDFFQRTKTGTLMSYLETECSRTATSINTAIGMMSIGFNLLTFTAILFTISWQLTLITGALLFLLSRSNQIFVRRSKELGREQRRIARTYTQKLVETLSGIRLVKSVSQEDNEYQNLVDLIHAREEAALKVQYNNVFIQPLNEIGGICIILGIVIIGKLTFQEDAATLVPLLLTFLILLFRAVPLVAQIDNKRNAFANQSSSVEVIHAFLDKSDKPFLPQGDVEFSSLQKGFELNNLNFHYPAHDNLVLRDINLLIPKGKVTALVGSSGSGKSTLGDLFVRFYDPSEGEILIDGIDYREYNLKSVRDKMAIVSQDTFLFNNTVRFNVCYGMNNVSEEDLINALKQANAYNFVMDLPRQLETEIGDRGVLLSGGQKQRIAIARALLRDPQILLLDEATSALDTVSEKIVQDALNTLSKDRTTLVIAHRLSTIYDADQIVALEKGEIVEIGTHQELLAKKGYYAKLHSLQFNNTIPIMDNELEKENQIHNPW, encoded by the coding sequence ATGAATCATAATAAATTATTATTACAATATGCCCTCCGCTTTCGTTGGTGGATTTTATTAAGTCTTTTTTTTGGTTTTTCAGGAGCTTTTTTTAATAGTATTGGGATTACCCTAATTATTCCCATTGTTCTTTCTATTCTTGATCCCACATTATTGGATATTAATAATTTTCCCCCTATATTAAGTCAACCTTTTTCTTTTTTTGATAGTTTTTCAGGGAATATGAGAGTAGGGTTAATGTTATCAACTATTATTCTTATTATTATTCTCAAAAATATCAATAATGTTCTGAATAGTTTATCAAGTTCATGGTTAACAAAACGATTAGCTAACAGTATCCGAGATGATTTATTTAAAATTGTGATGGCGGTGGATTTAGATTTTTTCCAGCGCACCAAAACTGGTACTTTAATGAGCTATTTAGAAACTGAATGTAGTAGAACTGCCACTTCTATTAATACAGCCATTGGAATGATGAGTATTGGATTTAATTTACTCACCTTTACCGCTATTTTGTTCACCATTTCTTGGCAGTTAACTTTAATTACAGGGGCGTTATTATTTTTATTGAGCCGTAGTAATCAAATTTTTGTCAGAAGATCGAAAGAATTAGGTCGTGAGCAAAGGAGAATTGCTAGGACATACACTCAAAAATTAGTAGAAACTTTGAGTGGTATTAGATTAGTTAAATCCGTTAGTCAGGAAGATAATGAGTATCAAAATTTAGTTGATCTGATTCACGCAAGGGAAGAAGCTGCCCTGAAAGTTCAATATAATAATGTTTTTATTCAACCGTTAAATGAGATTGGTGGTATCTGTATTATTTTAGGGATTGTCATCATTGGTAAACTAACCTTTCAGGAGGATGCGGCCACTTTAGTTCCTTTACTTTTGACATTTTTAATATTGTTATTTCGGGCTGTGCCTTTGGTAGCTCAAATTGATAATAAAAGAAATGCGTTTGCCAATCAGTCTAGTAGTGTGGAAGTTATTCACGCTTTTTTGGATAAATCGGATAAGCCGTTTTTACCCCAAGGGGATGTGGAGTTTTCTTCTCTACAAAAGGGTTTTGAATTGAATAATCTTAATTTCCATTATCCTGCCCATGATAATTTGGTCTTGAGGGATATTAATTTGTTAATTCCTAAGGGTAAGGTAACTGCCTTGGTAGGTTCTTCAGGTTCAGGAAAATCGACTTTGGGTGATTTATTTGTCAGATTCTATGATCCTTCTGAGGGTGAAATTCTCATTGATGGTATTGATTATCGGGAATATAATCTTAAGAGTGTGCGGGATAAAATGGCGATCGTCAGTCAAGATACTTTCTTATTCAATAACACAGTACGTTTTAACGTTTGTTATGGTATGAATAACGTGAGTGAGGAAGATTTGATTAATGCCCTAAAACAAGCTAATGCCTATAATTTTGTTATGGATTTACCCCGGCAGTTGGAAACGGAAATAGGCGATCGCGGCGTACTCCTTTCAGGGGGACAAAAACAGCGAATTGCGATCGCCCGTGCCCTATTAAGAGATCCACAAATCCTACTCCTAGACGAAGCCACCAGCGCCCTTGACACCGTATCAGAAAAAATAGTCCAAGATGCCTTAAACACCCTCTCAAAAGATAGAACAACCCTAGTAATTGCCCATCGACTTTCTACCATCTACGATGCCGATCAAATCGTCGCCCTAGAAAAAGGAGAAATCGTAGAAATTGGCACTCACCAAGAATTACTAGCCAAAAAAGGCTATTACGCAAAACTACACTCATTGCAATTTAACAACACCATCCCCATCATGGACAATGAACTAGAAAAAGAAAACCAAATCCATAACCCATGGTAA
- the gloB gene encoding hydroxyacylglutathione hydrolase, whose translation MDIIRIPVLSDNYIFVLYDRTLNQAAVVDPAEAQPVLKCLEELGVQLVAIFNTHHHGDHVGGNKELLEAFPEAIVYGGEVDRGRIPRQQFFLKEGDTVEFAGRKGEVFFVPGHTKAHIAYYFAPDEKNEVGELFCGDTLFAGGCGRLFEGTPAQMVNSLSKFRALPDNTRVWCAHEYTLSNLKFAITVDGNNLDLMKRYGEVKMARDNDQPTIPTFIGLEKKTNPFMRWDSEQIKSAMGFEEPSRVFGRLRGMKDNF comes from the coding sequence ATGGATATTATTAGAATTCCCGTTTTATCGGACAATTATATCTTTGTTTTATACGATCGCACTTTAAACCAAGCGGCAGTGGTTGATCCGGCGGAGGCACAACCTGTTTTAAAATGTCTTGAAGAACTTGGGGTGCAGTTAGTGGCAATTTTTAACACCCACCATCATGGGGATCATGTGGGGGGTAACAAGGAGTTACTAGAGGCTTTTCCTGAGGCGATTGTTTATGGTGGGGAAGTGGATAGGGGTAGAATTCCTAGGCAACAGTTTTTTTTAAAAGAAGGAGATACGGTCGAATTTGCCGGGAGAAAAGGGGAGGTCTTTTTTGTACCTGGTCACACGAAAGCCCATATAGCCTACTATTTTGCTCCCGATGAAAAAAATGAGGTGGGGGAGCTTTTCTGCGGTGATACGCTCTTTGCTGGGGGCTGTGGACGGTTATTTGAGGGGACTCCCGCCCAGATGGTGAACTCTTTGAGTAAGTTTCGTGCTTTGCCAGATAATACTAGGGTATGGTGCGCCCATGAATATACCCTCAGTAATTTAAAGTTTGCTATTACCGTAGATGGTAACAATTTAGACCTTATGAAGCGCTATGGGGAGGTTAAAATGGCACGGGACAATGATCAACCTACCATACCGACTTTTATTGGTTTAGAGAAAAAGACTAATCCTTTCATGCGGTGGGATAGTGAGCAGATTAAATCTGCCATGGGTTTTGAAGAACCTAGTCGGGTGTTTGGTCGTCTGCGGGGTATGAAGGATAATTTTTAG
- a CDS encoding LCP family protein translates to MSVSKVNYRPKKGGTRKTQPPKKGSKVNWLLMGFGLSAIASLSTAIGALLALSFTQTPLAQVNLTAEEEAVFNQEETLSYSSLNVPQLRRPINILVLGIKSLSTDIPDYPETNLGYHPLVNSFQGRSDSMMLLRLDPQKDEVTVLSIPRDTRTLVQGVGITKINDANAYGGASLAAESVSELLNGVQIDRYIRINVQGVEKLIDALGGVDFYVPKDMKYTDHSQRLYIDLQEGEQHLDGQKALQLLRFRYDALGDVGRVQRQQALIRALSEQALSPKTVLRIPEILGIIRSHIDTNLGTNELIAMAAFMGQKTRSDFQMVMLPGDFNQPEEGQLSYWLPNQRGITRVAQDIFGVQPDYFYASDDRDEAIAPSRVRVAIQTHDGDEETAQSVANRLIELGYNRVFISTIPYNEPIKETRIIAQGGNPSMAALLRSELGLGEVLVESTGILGTDVTIQVGSDWTTDNQPLTID, encoded by the coding sequence ATGTCTGTCAGTAAAGTAAATTATCGTCCCAAAAAAGGGGGAACAAGGAAAACACAACCTCCCAAAAAGGGTTCTAAGGTCAATTGGCTTTTAATGGGTTTTGGTTTAAGTGCGATCGCCTCTTTATCCACTGCCATAGGAGCTTTACTAGCCCTATCTTTTACCCAAACCCCCCTCGCCCAAGTTAACCTCACCGCCGAGGAAGAGGCGGTTTTTAATCAGGAGGAAACTTTAAGTTACAGTAGTTTAAATGTTCCTCAATTACGCAGACCTATTAATATTTTAGTGTTGGGCATCAAATCCTTAAGCACGGATATTCCCGATTATCCAGAAACAAACCTCGGTTATCATCCTCTGGTTAATTCGTTCCAGGGGCGATCGGATAGTATGATGTTACTCAGACTAGACCCACAAAAAGATGAAGTAACGGTATTATCTATCCCCCGTGATACTAGAACCCTAGTGCAAGGGGTGGGCATAACCAAGATTAATGATGCTAATGCCTACGGTGGGGCATCTTTAGCGGCGGAGTCCGTTAGTGAGCTTCTCAATGGGGTGCAAATTGATCGTTATATTCGCATTAATGTTCAGGGGGTAGAAAAACTCATTGATGCCCTTGGGGGGGTAGATTTTTATGTTCCTAAGGATATGAAATATACTGATCATAGTCAGCGTCTTTATATCGATTTACAGGAAGGGGAGCAACATTTAGACGGACAAAAAGCATTACAACTATTACGTTTTCGTTATGATGCCCTAGGGGATGTGGGTAGGGTGCAACGACAACAAGCCCTCATCAGAGCTTTGAGCGAACAAGCCTTAAGCCCTAAAACCGTTTTACGTATTCCTGAAATTTTGGGTATTATCCGTTCCCATATTGATACTAATTTAGGAACAAATGAACTAATAGCCATGGCTGCTTTTATGGGCCAAAAGACTAGATCGGATTTTCAGATGGTAATGTTACCTGGAGATTTTAATCAACCAGAGGAAGGGCAGTTAAGTTATTGGTTACCGAATCAGAGGGGTATTACAAGGGTGGCTCAAGATATTTTTGGGGTTCAGCCTGATTATTTTTACGCTAGTGATGACCGTGACGAGGCGATCGCCCCTAGTCGTGTTAGGGTTGCCATACAAACCCATGATGGCGATGAAGAAACGGCTCAAAGTGTGGCTAATCGTCTGATAGAATTAGGTTATAACCGAGTTTTTATTAGTACCATTCCCTACAACGAACCCATTAAGGAAACCCGTATCATTGCCCAAGGGGGAAATCCTTCTATGGCTGCGCTTCTGCGCTCTGAGTTGGGCTTAGGGGAAGTTTTAGTAGAAAGCACGGGGATTTTAGGTACTGATGTCACCATTCAGGTAGGTAGTGATTGGACTACGGATAACCAACCATTGACCATTGATTAG
- a CDS encoding pirin family protein: MITIRPSAQRGHVLFDWLNTKHTFSFGSYYDPQYTGFGNLLVINEDKIAPAGGFGTHGHRDMEIVTYVIEGELEHKDSIGNGETISRGEVQRMSAGTGIRHSEFNHSSQNEVHLLQIWILPNQQNLEPSYEQKIFSEEEKRGKLCLLVSPDGENNSLKIHQNVNIWSSILGENEEINYSLGSNDYAWIQLVKGQLDFNNNTLNAGDGVAIREEDLLTIKGNQNESEFLLFHFLN; this comes from the coding sequence ATGATTACAATACGTCCATCAGCCCAAAGAGGTCATGTTTTATTTGATTGGTTAAATACAAAACATACTTTTTCTTTTGGTAGTTATTATGATCCTCAATATACAGGATTTGGTAATCTTTTAGTTATTAATGAAGACAAAATCGCTCCCGCTGGGGGTTTTGGTACTCATGGACACCGAGATATGGAAATTGTCACCTATGTCATTGAGGGAGAATTAGAGCATAAAGATAGTATCGGTAATGGTGAAACCATTTCTAGGGGAGAAGTACAAAGAATGAGCGCTGGTACGGGTATTCGTCATAGTGAATTTAATCATTCTAGTCAAAATGAAGTGCATTTGTTACAAATTTGGATTTTACCCAATCAACAAAATTTAGAGCCTAGCTACGAACAAAAGATTTTTTCTGAGGAGGAAAAAAGAGGAAAATTATGTTTATTAGTTTCTCCTGATGGTGAAAATAATTCTTTAAAAATTCATCAAAATGTTAACATCTGGTCTTCTATTTTAGGGGAAAATGAAGAAATAAATTATTCTTTGGGTAGCAATGATTATGCTTGGATTCAGTTAGTAAAAGGACAATTAGATTTTAATAATAACACTCTTAATGCTGGAGACGGGGTAGCTATTCGGGAGGAAGATTTATTAACTATTAAGGGTAATCAAAATGAGAGTGAATTTTTATTATTTCATTTTTTAAATTAA
- the rsmD gene encoding 16S rRNA (guanine(966)-N(2))-methyltransferase RsmD, whose amino-acid sequence MRIYGNREIKTLAGQNTRPTTSKVREAIFNIWQHKINGSRWLDLCAGNGTMGAEALCRGAIKAVAIEKSPRACQIIRENWQKIAHNNQEAIVLKGDILKRLKGLQGQQFDLIYLDPPYHLNLYNPTLQAIFDYDLLSSHGEIATEFAPKKSPVIITDKWQLLQEKFYGNTNINFYGKLPTN is encoded by the coding sequence ATGCGTATTTACGGTAATAGAGAAATCAAAACCCTTGCGGGGCAAAATACCCGCCCCACTACTTCCAAGGTAAGGGAAGCTATTTTTAATATTTGGCAACATAAAATTAATGGTTCTCGGTGGCTCGATTTATGTGCGGGAAATGGTACTATGGGCGCTGAAGCCCTTTGTCGTGGTGCTATTAAAGCCGTGGCGATCGAAAAATCTCCCCGCGCCTGTCAAATCATTCGGGAAAATTGGCAAAAAATCGCCCATAACAATCAAGAGGCGATCGTTCTCAAAGGAGATATTTTAAAAAGATTAAAAGGATTACAAGGACAACAATTTGACCTTATTTATCTTGATCCCCCCTACCATTTAAACCTTTATAATCCCACTTTACAAGCTATCTTTGACTACGATTTATTATCCTCCCATGGAGAAATAGCTACGGAATTTGCTCCCAAAAAATCCCCCGTAATAATTACCGATAAATGGCAACTATTACAAGAGAAATTTTATGGTAATACTAATATTAATTTTTACGGTAAGTTACCCACTAATTAA